A region from the Aegilops tauschii subsp. strangulata cultivar AL8/78 chromosome 5, Aet v6.0, whole genome shotgun sequence genome encodes:
- the LOC109733086 gene encoding uncharacterized protein: protein MAAVVQLCVGIYGLVYHISVADEHCGLLAAFLLDEEYNFVGVDINNDEKELNRVGLVVQNFVDIQNMWRVPDPVTIKPKYGLADDASSIIHHSYNKMKDAITEDDHHIWAEAPLPLKNIYYASRDTYATYDVYRRLVNFQKGFESLC from the coding sequence ATGGCTGCCGTGGTCCAGTTATGCGTTGGCATCTACGGCCTCGTGTACCACATAAGCGTTGCTGATGAGCACTGCGGCCTGCTTGCGGCCTTCCTGCTCGACGAGGAGTACAACTTTGTTGGGGTGGACATCAACAATGACGAGAAAGAACTCAACCGTGTTGGTCTGGTGGTACAAAACTTTGTGGATATCCAGAATATGTGGAGAGTGCCTGATCCAGTGACGATTAAGCCAAAGTATGGCTTGGCTGATGACGCTAGTTCCATCATCCACCACAGCTACAACAAGATGAAGGATGCTATCACAGAAGATGACCACCATATATGGGCAGAAGCGCCCTTGCCCTTGAAGAACATCTATTATGCTTCCAGGGACACGTATGCCACCTACGATGTATACAGGCGCTTGGTGAACTTCCAGAAGGGGTTCGAGAGTCTGTGCTAG